From Streptomyces sp. NBC_00370, a single genomic window includes:
- a CDS encoding DUF4233 domain-containing protein has translation MRMLCASTLLAEFFVIGFAGLVAMKSDDLSMGTVWTICGVAMLLSLLLCGMLGRPGGVQLGWALQIALIASGFVVPVMFILGAAFAALWWASVHYGRTIDAAKARWAAQAEERTAAGTGPSVKPDAV, from the coding sequence ATGCGTATGCTCTGTGCCTCCACACTGCTGGCCGAGTTCTTCGTGATCGGTTTCGCCGGTCTGGTGGCGATGAAGTCGGACGACCTGTCGATGGGGACGGTCTGGACGATCTGCGGTGTCGCGATGCTGCTGTCGCTCCTGCTGTGCGGGATGCTCGGCCGTCCCGGCGGGGTGCAGCTCGGCTGGGCGCTGCAGATCGCGCTGATCGCGAGCGGTTTCGTGGTGCCGGTGATGTTCATCCTCGGTGCGGCGTTCGCCGCGCTCTGGTGGGCCTCGGTGCATTACGGACGCACGATCGACGCGGCGAAGGCCCGCTGGGCGGCGCAGGCGGAGGAGCGGACGGCGGCCGGGACCGGTCCCTCCGTAAAGCCTGACGCTGTGTAA
- the folC gene encoding bifunctional tetrahydrofolate synthase/dihydrofolate synthase: MSDDQPDQPDEEFDDIVHAETTRDPDLAVIEAGSRTLRAQAKPRQDEGLPARPADPEVDKALRAVEQELAGRWGETKLDPSLVRIEKLVDVLGDPQRAYPTIHITGTNGKTSTARMIEALLGAFELRTGRYTSPHVQSITERISLDGAPISAERFIETYEDIKAFVELVDAEQEYRLSFFEVLTGMAYAAFADAPVDVGVVEVGMGGTWDATNVIDAQVAVVTPIDLDHTDRLGSTSGEIAVEKSGIIKPGATVVLAQQPVDAAQVMLKKATEVEAKVAREGMEFGVLAREIAVGGQLMTLRGLGGEYEQVFLPLYGAHQAHNAAVALAAVEAFFGIGAEQSGRLDMDTVRAAFASVSSPGRLEVVRSSPTVVLDAAHNPAGARAAAEGLSESFGFSRLIGVVGSSEGKDVRGVLEALEPICQELVVTQNSSHRAMDVDELAGIAVEVFGNDRVQVEARLDDALEAAITLAEEESEFAGAGVLVTGSVITVGEARLLLGRG, encoded by the coding sequence GTGAGCGACGACCAGCCCGACCAGCCCGACGAAGAATTCGACGACATCGTCCATGCCGAGACGACCCGCGACCCCGACCTCGCCGTGATCGAGGCAGGCAGCCGCACCCTGCGCGCCCAGGCGAAGCCGCGGCAGGACGAGGGCCTGCCGGCCCGGCCCGCCGACCCCGAGGTGGACAAGGCGCTGCGCGCCGTCGAGCAGGAGCTCGCGGGGCGCTGGGGCGAGACGAAGCTCGACCCCTCGCTGGTCAGGATCGAGAAGCTGGTGGACGTCCTGGGTGACCCCCAGCGCGCCTACCCGACCATCCACATCACCGGCACCAACGGCAAGACGTCGACCGCCCGCATGATCGAGGCGCTGCTCGGCGCCTTCGAGCTGCGCACCGGGCGTTACACCAGCCCGCACGTCCAGTCGATCACCGAGCGGATCAGCCTGGACGGCGCCCCGATCTCCGCCGAGCGGTTCATCGAGACGTACGAGGACATCAAGGCGTTCGTCGAACTGGTCGACGCGGAGCAGGAGTACCGGCTCTCGTTCTTCGAGGTGCTGACCGGCATGGCGTACGCGGCCTTCGCCGACGCCCCGGTCGACGTCGGCGTGGTCGAGGTCGGCATGGGCGGCACGTGGGACGCGACGAACGTGATCGACGCGCAGGTCGCCGTGGTGACCCCGATCGACCTGGACCACACGGACCGGCTCGGCAGTACCTCGGGCGAGATCGCCGTGGAGAAGTCCGGGATCATCAAGCCGGGAGCGACGGTCGTCCTGGCGCAGCAGCCGGTGGACGCGGCGCAGGTGATGCTGAAGAAGGCCACCGAGGTGGAGGCGAAGGTCGCCCGCGAGGGCATGGAGTTCGGGGTGCTGGCCCGGGAGATCGCGGTCGGCGGCCAGCTGATGACCCTGCGCGGCCTCGGCGGTGAGTACGAGCAGGTGTTCCTGCCGCTGTACGGCGCGCACCAGGCGCACAACGCGGCCGTGGCGCTCGCCGCGGTCGAGGCGTTCTTCGGGATCGGCGCCGAGCAGTCGGGCCGGCTGGACATGGACACGGTCAGGGCGGCGTTCGCCTCCGTCTCCTCGCCGGGCCGTCTTGAGGTCGTGCGGAGCTCGCCGACGGTGGTGCTGGACGCGGCGCACAACCCCGCGGGTGCCCGCGCGGCGGCCGAGGGGCTGAGCGAGTCGTTCGGCTTCAGCAGGCTCATCGGGGTGGTGGGGTCCAGCGAGGGCAAGGACGTGCGCGGCGTGCTCGAAGCGCTGGAGCCGATCTGCCAGGAACTGGTCGTCACCCAGAACTCCAGCCATCGCGCGATGGACGTGGACGAGCTGGCCGGGATCGCGGTCGAGGTGTTCGGCAACGACCGGGTGCAGGTCGAGGCGCGTCTCGACGACGCTCTCGAGGCGGCGATCACGCTCGCCGAGGAGGAGAGCGAGTTCGCCGGGGCGGGTGTCCTGGTGACGGGGTCCGTGATCACGGTCGGCGAGGCCCGGCTACTCCTGGGAAGGGGCTGA